From Alteromonas sp. RKMC-009, one genomic window encodes:
- a CDS encoding ABC transporter permease, whose amino-acid sequence MNILIPIIIKRLGTAVITLLLVSAVVFSISNLLPGDAAQEMLGQSATPEAVAELREAYGLNDPPLTRYGKWLWGLVQGDAGVSLANAQPVSSLIKERLSKSLLLAAFTTVVAVPFAMILGISAAMYSGSRVDRAINLFTLSMVAVPEFLLATIFVLIFAVELNWLPSLSYIAGDAGVYDYFRAFAMPVLTLCIVLSAQMARLTRAAVVEQLSQPYVEMALLKGSTLSRAVLRHALPNAIGPIVNAVALSLSYLLGGVVIVEVIFNYPGLASLMVDAVTNRDMPLLQACAMLFCLGYLLLVLIADLAAIVANPKLRKGG is encoded by the coding sequence GTGAACATTTTAATACCAATAATTATAAAACGATTAGGCACAGCAGTAATAACACTGCTACTGGTATCTGCTGTGGTCTTCAGTATTTCAAATCTGCTTCCCGGTGACGCTGCACAGGAAATGCTGGGGCAGAGCGCCACGCCTGAGGCTGTCGCTGAACTTCGGGAGGCTTACGGGTTGAACGATCCGCCTTTAACCCGCTATGGCAAGTGGTTATGGGGGCTTGTTCAGGGTGATGCCGGTGTCTCTCTGGCGAATGCGCAACCTGTTTCTTCTCTGATTAAGGAGCGGCTATCTAAGTCTCTGTTGCTTGCGGCGTTTACCACAGTCGTTGCCGTCCCTTTTGCCATGATCCTTGGTATATCAGCGGCAATGTACAGCGGCTCCCGGGTTGACCGTGCAATAAATCTTTTCACGTTGTCTATGGTCGCGGTTCCTGAATTTCTGCTGGCAACGATATTCGTTCTGATTTTTGCAGTCGAGCTTAACTGGTTACCGTCACTGTCTTATATAGCCGGTGATGCCGGCGTATACGACTATTTCCGTGCCTTTGCGATGCCGGTATTAACCTTGTGTATCGTACTGTCTGCGCAGATGGCCCGTTTAACCCGTGCGGCAGTCGTTGAACAGTTGTCTCAGCCCTACGTTGAGATGGCTCTGCTTAAAGGTTCCACGCTTTCCCGCGCTGTGCTGCGTCATGCACTTCCTAACGCTATTGGCCCGATTGTTAATGCGGTTGCCCTCAGTTTGTCCTATTTGCTGGGCGGCGTGGTGATTGTTGAAGTGATCTTTAACTATCCGGGGCTGGCCAGCCTGATGGTTGATGCGGTTACAAACCGGGATATGCCATTGCTTCAGGCTTGTGCCATGTTGTTTTGTCTCGGGTATCTGTTGCTGGTGTTGATTGCTGACCTGGCCGCCATTGTGGCAAACCCCAAACTGCGTAAAGGAGGCTGA
- a CDS encoding haloacid dehalogenase type II codes for MSAFKPKYISFDCYGTLIYFEMAPIAQRLFADRITPEQMPQFVKDFSAYRLDEVLGAWKPYSEVVRNAVTRLCKKWGIEYRDEDSVTIYKAVPTWGPHPDVVEPLKKVAAEIPLVILSNAANEQINSNVANLEAPFHAVYTAEQAQAYKPRLQAFEYMIDNLGCNPEDILHVSSSFRYDLMSAHDIGIKNKVWVNRGHEPANPFYGYTEIKDISGLPGVVGL; via the coding sequence ATGAGTGCATTTAAACCTAAATATATTTCTTTCGACTGCTACGGCACCCTGATTTACTTTGAAATGGCGCCCATTGCGCAGCGACTGTTTGCAGACCGGATCACACCGGAGCAAATGCCTCAGTTCGTAAAAGACTTTTCAGCCTACCGCTTAGATGAAGTACTCGGCGCGTGGAAGCCATACTCTGAAGTGGTCCGCAATGCCGTTACCCGTTTGTGTAAGAAATGGGGCATTGAGTATCGCGACGAAGACAGCGTAACCATTTACAAGGCTGTGCCAACATGGGGACCACACCCTGATGTGGTTGAACCGTTAAAGAAAGTGGCTGCTGAGATCCCGCTGGTCATTTTATCCAACGCGGCAAACGAGCAAATCAATTCCAATGTGGCCAATCTTGAAGCGCCTTTCCACGCTGTGTATACAGCAGAACAGGCGCAGGCTTATAAGCCCCGTTTACAAGCCTTTGAATACATGATTGATAACCTGGGTTGTAATCCTGAAGACATTCTTCATGTTTCCTCCAGCTTCCGTTATGACCTGATGTCAGCGCATGACATCGGCATCAAAAATAAAGTATGGGTAAACCGTGGCCATGAGCCGGCTAACCCGTTCTATGGCTACACCGAAATTAAAGACATCAGCGGATTACCGGGCGTAGTCGGACTGTAA
- a CDS encoding ABC transporter substrate-binding protein, which translates to MKERRSLHSVSQHDRRKLLKGLGAAGIAAASGLILPQHVLAAMAGTPATDKPVYGGRIRVAGMSISTKDTLDPAKASLGTDYARIYMLYSGLTQFNRDLGTDLALAEKMESEDQQHWFITLRDGVTFHNGKSLTSDDVVYSLRRHKDPAVTSRAAAIAQQFDSVKATGRLTLSLTLKSPNADLPVILASSNFCIVANGTTDFSREANGTGPYKLKEFFPGTRTVGEKNRNFWKPGKPYLDEIELVGIADESSRVNALLSGDVQMSIALNPRSTKRIKASGTCDIMQTESGLYTNLIMRQDAYPTNNPDFVLAVKYMMNRPLVQRALFRGYATIANDHPVPPSHKYYNADLPQRPYDIDRAKYHLKKAGMSGARFPVFASPAAEGSVDMAALLQLSGIECDYHFGINRVPADGYWSNHWMKHPMGFGNINPRPSLDELFTLFYKSDAPWNESGWKNAQFDQLLLAARGEGDEVKRKQMYGDMQALISEHCGVSIPVFINIIDGYDKRIKGFYPIPTGGFMGYTFAEHIWLDA; encoded by the coding sequence ATGAAAGAACGACGTTCTCTGCATTCTGTGTCGCAACACGACAGAAGAAAATTATTAAAAGGGCTGGGCGCTGCGGGTATTGCTGCGGCCAGCGGGTTGATCTTACCTCAGCATGTTCTGGCTGCTATGGCCGGAACCCCGGCAACGGATAAGCCCGTTTATGGCGGCCGGATCCGTGTGGCCGGTATGTCTATTTCCACAAAAGATACCTTAGATCCTGCAAAAGCCTCGTTGGGGACCGACTACGCCAGAATTTATATGCTTTACAGCGGATTGACGCAGTTTAACCGCGACCTGGGAACGGATCTCGCGCTGGCTGAAAAGATGGAGAGTGAGGACCAGCAGCACTGGTTTATCACCTTGCGTGATGGTGTTACTTTCCATAACGGTAAGTCACTGACATCAGACGATGTAGTGTATTCATTACGGCGTCATAAAGACCCGGCAGTGACGTCCAGAGCCGCGGCAATTGCTCAGCAATTTGACTCTGTCAAAGCGACAGGCAGGCTTACACTGTCGCTGACTCTTAAGTCGCCTAATGCCGATTTACCGGTCATTCTGGCATCATCAAATTTCTGTATTGTTGCAAATGGCACCACAGACTTCAGCCGGGAAGCAAATGGCACAGGTCCTTACAAGCTTAAAGAGTTCTTTCCGGGCACACGTACTGTGGGAGAAAAGAACCGCAATTTCTGGAAACCCGGCAAGCCTTATCTGGATGAAATTGAACTGGTAGGAATTGCAGACGAATCGTCCCGTGTGAATGCGTTATTATCAGGTGATGTACAAATGAGCATTGCCCTTAATCCGCGTTCAACCAAACGGATCAAAGCATCCGGCACCTGCGACATCATGCAGACTGAATCTGGTCTGTACACAAATCTCATTATGCGCCAGGATGCTTATCCTACAAATAATCCGGACTTTGTTCTGGCAGTGAAGTACATGATGAACCGGCCTCTGGTGCAACGGGCGTTGTTCCGGGGATATGCCACCATTGCAAACGATCATCCTGTTCCGCCTTCGCACAAATATTACAACGCAGATTTGCCTCAACGGCCCTACGATATTGATCGTGCAAAGTATCATCTGAAAAAAGCCGGTATGAGCGGAGCGCGTTTTCCTGTCTTTGCCAGTCCTGCTGCAGAAGGTTCTGTAGATATGGCCGCACTTCTGCAATTGTCCGGTATTGAATGCGATTACCATTTTGGGATTAACCGTGTGCCGGCAGATGGTTACTGGTCAAATCACTGGATGAAACACCCTATGGGCTTCGGCAATATCAATCCGAGGCCGTCGCTGGATGAACTGTTCACATTGTTTTATAAGTCTGATGCTCCGTGGAATGAATCAGGATGGAAGAACGCGCAATTCGACCAGCTTTTACTGGCTGCAAGAGGCGAGGGGGACGAAGTTAAGCGCAAACAAATGTATGGCGATATGCAGGCGCTTATCAGTGAGCATTGTGGCGTGAGTATTCCGGTCTTCATTAACATCATTGACGGATACGACAAGCGGATCAAAGGCTTTTATCCCATCCCTACCGGCGGGTTTATGGGGTACACCTTTGCCGAGCATATCTGGCTGGACGCCTGA
- a CDS encoding MATE family efflux transporter, whose protein sequence is MTEQTSYNPYVTPPLTRVFLKTALPIILMMVVSGSLNLVDAYFIGVFVGSDALAAVTAMFPLFMVLIALSTWIASGFASVMARLLGANRYDEARNAYAQALTLALVISVLLMIVFSLSGQSLALASNNDNPAQAASSFTYMGIIMYGAPLFFWLAIASDSLRSEGHIGFIALVSLITTVGNGVMNYVFIVLLEMGVAGSSYGTVASQMIALCAVWAFRRSHKNRTGLPLFAITGVRNRWREFLSLGAPSSLTYVGVALTSGAILFSLQQWLPDNYEVTVSAYGVITRVLTFVYLPLLGLGLAMQSIVGNNVGAQQYQRSDRSLCIAVGVALFYGVATEGLLWWLRADFGQLFVDDPAVTDEIARLLPVVSLALFLTGPLMLISFYFQSIGDARRAGILTIAKTYLFALPLIFVLPLMWGEWGIWYAGPAAEFLGLMLTAGILYHRALKGNHRFGLLYAERQAEPQAGK, encoded by the coding sequence ATGACGGAACAAACTAGTTACAACCCGTATGTCACCCCGCCCCTTACACGGGTATTTTTAAAAACTGCTCTGCCCATCATTCTGATGATGGTAGTAAGCGGCTCGCTGAACCTGGTAGACGCTTACTTTATTGGTGTATTTGTGGGGTCGGATGCGCTGGCAGCGGTCACGGCGATGTTTCCGTTATTTATGGTTCTGATTGCCCTGTCCACCTGGATTGCCAGCGGATTCGCCAGTGTAATGGCCCGCCTGCTGGGAGCAAACCGGTATGATGAAGCCCGTAATGCCTATGCGCAGGCACTTACGCTGGCACTGGTGATAAGTGTTCTGCTGATGATCGTATTCAGCCTGTCAGGTCAGTCACTGGCGCTGGCCAGTAACAACGATAATCCAGCGCAGGCAGCTAGCAGCTTTACCTATATGGGCATCATTATGTATGGTGCTCCGTTATTTTTCTGGCTGGCCATCGCTTCAGACAGCTTGCGCAGTGAAGGTCACATCGGCTTTATCGCACTGGTTTCGCTGATAACAACGGTGGGTAACGGCGTGATGAATTACGTCTTCATTGTACTGTTGGAAATGGGTGTGGCAGGGTCTTCTTACGGCACGGTAGCCTCACAAATGATTGCGTTATGTGCTGTGTGGGCATTTCGCCGCAGCCATAAAAACCGCACCGGTCTGCCGCTGTTCGCCATCACAGGTGTACGTAACAGATGGCGTGAGTTTTTGTCTCTGGGCGCACCATCCAGTCTAACCTACGTAGGCGTGGCACTGACTTCCGGGGCTATTTTGTTTAGCCTGCAACAATGGCTGCCGGACAACTACGAAGTAACGGTAAGTGCTTATGGTGTGATCACACGGGTTCTGACCTTCGTGTACTTACCACTGCTGGGGCTTGGCCTCGCGATGCAGAGTATTGTGGGCAATAACGTGGGCGCGCAGCAATATCAGCGGTCTGACCGCAGCTTGTGCATCGCTGTCGGCGTTGCGCTGTTTTATGGCGTGGCCACCGAAGGGTTATTATGGTGGCTGCGGGCTGACTTTGGTCAGTTGTTTGTGGACGATCCCGCCGTCACGGATGAGATAGCCAGATTACTGCCTGTCGTCAGTCTAGCCTTATTCCTGACAGGCCCCTTAATGCTGATAAGCTTTTACTTTCAAAGTATTGGTGATGCCAGACGGGCGGGAATATTAACGATTGCAAAAACGTACCTGTTCGCCCTGCCGTTAATTTTTGTGTTGCCGCTTATGTGGGGAGAATGGGGAATCTGGTATGCAGGCCCGGCAGCTGAATTTCTCGGGCTGATGCTTACCGCAGGTATTTTGTATCACCGTGCACTTAAGGGCAATCACCGCTTTGGTTTGCTGTATGCTGAGCGTCAAGCTGAGCCACAAGCCGGAAAATAG
- a CDS encoding ABC transporter permease: protein MLSTIKNLPLSGKIGAAIVSFWIFIAVFGPLLSPHSAKEIVAWDVFEPIGGEYLLGTDYIGRDVLSRLMDGARFTVFIPLLAAALACSAGTLIALYASVSHQRVDELISRFMDALISIPSKIFALVMIAAFGSSIPILLAITAVSYMPGAFRIARALAVNVANMDFVTVARTRGEGKLYLAVKEILPNIVHPMLADFGLRFVFVVLLLSSLSFLGLGVQPPEADLGSLVRENISGLAEGAPAVIVPALAIATITIAVNLFIDSFRGSATYSAGDK, encoded by the coding sequence ATGCTCTCAACGATAAAGAATCTCCCGTTATCGGGTAAAATTGGCGCAGCCATTGTGAGTTTCTGGATATTTATTGCCGTATTTGGTCCTTTACTCTCGCCACACAGTGCAAAAGAAATTGTAGCCTGGGACGTATTTGAACCCATTGGCGGTGAATACCTGTTAGGCACTGATTACATCGGACGTGATGTGCTCAGCCGTTTGATGGACGGTGCACGTTTTACCGTTTTTATTCCGCTACTCGCTGCTGCACTGGCATGTTCTGCAGGCACGCTCATTGCGCTGTACGCATCTGTCAGTCATCAACGTGTCGATGAGCTGATAAGCCGTTTTATGGATGCACTTATTTCCATTCCAAGTAAGATTTTTGCTCTGGTGATGATTGCTGCGTTCGGCTCATCAATCCCTATTTTATTAGCCATCACTGCAGTGAGTTATATGCCGGGCGCGTTTCGTATTGCCAGAGCGTTAGCAGTTAATGTTGCCAATATGGATTTTGTTACGGTTGCCAGAACACGGGGTGAGGGTAAGCTTTATCTCGCGGTAAAAGAAATTTTGCCCAACATTGTGCACCCCATGCTGGCTGATTTTGGTCTGCGCTTTGTGTTCGTCGTGCTGCTGCTGAGTAGCCTGAGTTTTCTGGGGCTGGGCGTACAACCGCCCGAAGCCGATTTGGGTTCGCTGGTCAGAGAGAACATTTCCGGACTGGCAGAGGGTGCGCCGGCAGTCATCGTTCCTGCGCTAGCCATCGCGACCATTACTATTGCAGTGAATCTGTTTATCGACAGTTTCCGTGGCAGCGCCACCTATTCCGCAGGAGATAAATAA
- a CDS encoding ABC transporter ATP-binding protein, producing MSSHVSVNKLEVSAGKGDSKKVIVKDVSFTLERGEVLALIGESGSGKTTIAMSLLGYARPGCYITGGEVAVGGQSMLGLSDTMLASLRGRKVAYVAQSAAAAFNPSRKIMEQVIEGALIHGAMSRADAQKKATELFRQLSLPHYDTIGNRYPHEVSGGQLQRLMAAMALICDPELVIFDEPTTALDVTTQVDVLKAFKAAVKARNTTAVYVSHDLAVVAQMADQILVLQHGKMVEHNTTTEILNHAAEPYTRQLLAAVSHGASGLNRPTAKTVLEVSNIVAGYGKITAEDLPQIPVLHDVSIKVEKGKTVGIIGESGSGKSTFARVIAGLIPAAKGYMLLDGKELPASVSSRSKSECQRVQMVFQNADTALNPAQKVGDIIGRPLAFFHGMKGEQQRARVAELLALVQLPAELAERKCGALSGGQKQRINLARALAAEPSVILCDEVTSALDTVVAAAILELLKDLQAKLNIAIVFISHDIPTVRTLCDDVLVLYKGNAVEYASGEAVSTAPSHDYTKKLVASVPTLDPGWLDSRPPAA from the coding sequence ATGTCATCTCATGTTTCGGTTAATAAACTCGAAGTCTCCGCGGGGAAGGGCGACAGCAAAAAAGTAATCGTAAAAGATGTCAGCTTTACCCTAGAGCGCGGAGAAGTGCTGGCCCTTATCGGTGAATCCGGCTCGGGCAAAACAACCATCGCCATGTCGTTACTGGGCTATGCCCGGCCGGGCTGCTATATCACCGGTGGTGAAGTCGCGGTGGGCGGGCAGAGTATGCTCGGGCTGAGCGATACTATGCTGGCGTCATTGCGGGGCCGGAAAGTGGCATATGTTGCACAAAGTGCGGCAGCAGCGTTTAATCCCTCCCGGAAAATCATGGAGCAGGTGATTGAAGGGGCATTAATTCACGGCGCCATGAGCCGGGCTGACGCACAGAAAAAAGCCACAGAGCTGTTCAGGCAGTTGTCGTTGCCTCATTACGATACCATCGGGAACCGTTATCCCCACGAGGTATCCGGTGGTCAGTTGCAACGGTTGATGGCAGCGATGGCCCTTATCTGTGATCCTGAACTGGTTATCTTTGACGAGCCGACTACTGCACTGGATGTCACCACTCAGGTGGATGTGCTCAAAGCGTTTAAAGCCGCGGTGAAAGCCAGGAATACCACGGCTGTGTATGTATCCCATGATTTGGCTGTGGTTGCCCAGATGGCCGATCAGATCCTCGTTCTCCAACACGGCAAAATGGTCGAGCACAACACCACCACTGAAATCTTAAATCACGCAGCAGAGCCCTATACCCGTCAGTTGCTGGCAGCGGTGTCTCACGGTGCGTCCGGATTAAACCGGCCAACCGCAAAAACAGTCCTTGAGGTCAGCAATATTGTTGCTGGCTACGGTAAAATCACCGCAGAAGATTTACCGCAAATTCCTGTTTTGCATGACGTATCTATTAAAGTGGAGAAGGGCAAAACCGTAGGCATTATCGGTGAGTCCGGTTCCGGAAAATCAACGTTCGCACGTGTTATCGCAGGCTTAATTCCCGCAGCGAAAGGCTATATGTTGCTGGACGGAAAGGAGCTGCCTGCGTCTGTTTCATCCCGAAGCAAAAGTGAGTGTCAGCGTGTGCAGATGGTGTTCCAGAATGCGGATACTGCGCTGAATCCGGCGCAGAAAGTGGGGGATATTATTGGCAGGCCATTAGCTTTCTTCCATGGCATGAAAGGGGAACAACAACGTGCCCGTGTGGCAGAGCTGCTAGCGCTGGTGCAATTACCCGCTGAACTGGCTGAGCGTAAATGCGGCGCGCTGTCCGGCGGGCAAAAGCAACGTATTAACCTGGCCCGCGCGCTGGCTGCGGAACCGTCGGTTATTTTATGTGACGAGGTGACATCAGCGCTGGATACTGTTGTTGCCGCAGCCATTTTAGAGCTGCTGAAAGATCTGCAGGCGAAGTTGAATATTGCCATTGTATTTATCAGCCACGATATACCTACTGTACGTACTTTGTGTGACGATGTGCTGGTTCTCTATAAAGGTAATGCAGTGGAGTACGCAAGCGGTGAGGCGGTAAGTACAGCGCCTTCCCATGATTACACGAAGAAACTGGTGGCCAGTGTTCCCACGTTAGATCCGGGCTGGCTGGACTCAAGACCGCCTGCTGCGTAA
- a CDS encoding TfoX/Sxy family protein: protein MTSEFIDSLHDVFSTLQPVTTRRMFGGTGLFHSGLMFAIVIDDLLYLKADKETSQQFIHEGCEPFTYSRQGKQVALQYYSAPDCIYDDPDDAARWAQLAFSSALRSRRS from the coding sequence ATGACCTCAGAATTTATTGATAGCCTGCATGATGTATTTTCAACGCTGCAACCGGTAACAACACGGCGGATGTTTGGCGGTACCGGCCTGTTTCACAGTGGCCTCATGTTTGCCATCGTCATTGATGATTTGCTGTACCTGAAAGCGGATAAGGAGACCAGCCAGCAATTTATTCATGAAGGCTGTGAGCCGTTTACTTATAGCAGGCAAGGCAAACAGGTTGCACTGCAATACTACAGTGCACCTGATTGTATTTATGATGATCCCGACGATGCCGCTCGGTGGGCACAGCTGGCCTTTTCCAGCGCCTTACGCAGCAGGCGGTCTTGA
- a CDS encoding NAD(P)/FAD-dependent oxidoreductase, protein MKNTSYWLDTAPTLSLPESPANATVDTVVIGGGFTGLSTALALAKRGATVALVEAGTIGSEASGRNGGQCNNGTAQDYAGLVATYGEEKARAFYTFYNDAVGSVTRIVQEHQIACDFRVAGKIKLAAKPEHMEKLEKTHAALIQSVDPDAKLLDKSALEKEIGSGSFYGGLLTPNGVQLHVGKLVMGLAQACVQAGAMLFQHQPVTQVRKLNNQSWQVTTPVQTLQAKQVVVATGGSGPGPFSWFRRRIVPVGSFAVATAPLSDETVAELFPGNRSYVTSKNIGNYFRLTPDQRLLFGGRARFAVSNPKSDAKSGVILRQSLDDMFPQLASTKIDYCWGGTVDMSADRLPKVGQHDGLFYAMGYSGHGVQMAVHMGETMADLIEGKPSHCPWISNDWPAVPLHFGKPWFLPFVGLYYQLQDKLH, encoded by the coding sequence ATGAAAAATACGTCGTACTGGTTAGATACAGCACCCACGCTTTCACTCCCGGAAAGTCCGGCCAATGCCACAGTGGATACCGTGGTGATTGGCGGCGGCTTTACCGGCTTGTCCACCGCGCTGGCTTTAGCAAAGCGGGGCGCAACAGTAGCTCTGGTTGAAGCCGGGACTATCGGTTCAGAAGCGTCCGGCCGTAATGGCGGGCAGTGTAATAACGGTACGGCGCAGGATTATGCCGGGCTTGTCGCAACATACGGCGAAGAAAAAGCCCGCGCGTTCTATACGTTTTATAATGATGCTGTTGGATCTGTTACCCGCATTGTGCAGGAACATCAGATTGCCTGTGATTTCAGAGTGGCCGGAAAAATCAAACTGGCAGCTAAACCTGAACACATGGAAAAGCTGGAAAAAACACATGCTGCGCTGATCCAGTCAGTGGATCCTGATGCGAAATTACTCGATAAATCCGCACTTGAAAAAGAAATCGGTTCCGGTTCGTTTTACGGCGGGTTGCTGACACCCAATGGTGTGCAACTGCATGTGGGTAAACTGGTCATGGGCCTTGCTCAGGCTTGTGTGCAGGCAGGCGCCATGCTGTTTCAGCATCAGCCAGTCACGCAGGTCCGCAAGCTGAATAATCAGTCATGGCAGGTGACTACGCCGGTGCAAACACTACAGGCAAAGCAGGTTGTGGTTGCCACCGGCGGCAGTGGCCCCGGTCCGTTTAGCTGGTTTCGCCGCCGTATTGTGCCGGTGGGCAGTTTTGCTGTTGCCACTGCACCGTTGTCAGACGAAACGGTGGCTGAATTGTTCCCCGGCAACCGTTCCTACGTGACCAGCAAAAATATCGGTAATTATTTCCGTTTAACGCCGGATCAGCGTTTGCTGTTCGGTGGCCGCGCCAGATTTGCCGTATCTAACCCTAAATCAGATGCCAAAAGCGGCGTGATATTGCGTCAGTCTCTGGATGACATGTTCCCGCAGCTTGCCAGCACAAAAATTGATTATTGCTGGGGCGGAACGGTGGACATGAGCGCAGACCGCTTACCGAAAGTCGGACAGCACGATGGCCTTTTTTATGCCATGGGTTACAGCGGTCATGGCGTTCAGATGGCTGTGCACATGGGTGAAACCATGGCGGATTTAATAGAGGGCAAACCCTCGCACTGTCCCTGGATTTCCAACGACTGGCCAGCGGTGCCACTGCATTTTGGAAAGCCCTGGTTTTTGCCTTTTGTCGGCTTGTATTACCAGCTTCAGGATAAACTTCATTAA